Within the Mixophyes fleayi isolate aMixFle1 chromosome 5, aMixFle1.hap1, whole genome shotgun sequence genome, the region AGTGGTTTTGATTCATCAAATGAGAAATCTCAAACAATTTCTTTGCTAggatcacactttttttttttaaatacaaataattttttaacGAAACTTTTTAATACGACCCTTCTATTAAAATGatgggcaattttatttttttactttgctcattaatgactttattatatgattgtattttttttttatgaagataTCTAGTTCAACTAAACTGGCCAATCTTTGTTTTGGAGTCACACTCAGAGCCATCTTGTCAACTCTTAGTTGGGCTATTTACAGAATATGGTCAGATGAATGCATTGTCTTCTGGCTATCACCTGATCACAATACATTGGACTCTTTCAATACTTTTACAGATCTGAGCCAATATGATCccgcccctcttcccccccccccccccccccttcccccttccccccatgtaAGGCACAGATCTGATTGAACATTGACCTCTGTAATTTCCTCAGACTGACCAATATATTAGACGAACACAAGAACAAAGCCTAGAATGGGATTTGCATATCTCTGTAGTGTAGTGAACTAAATTGCAAAGTACAATCCCTCTTTGTAACAGTTTCCTTCCTACTTCATTCTACTGTCTTTATACCATGCAGGCCGGACATGACTTGCTGATTGCCCAGGATACAGGGCACCATCACTAGTCTCAGACATAATATAGTAGTCATATACTGTGTGTAAAGCTTAaactgttaaaatattttttcataattAGGTTTATGAATAAAATGAAAGTAATATAATTTTGCTGCACAACTGGAGTTGCATGTAGCTCTGAGTAATCCGATCACATACTGTAGATATTGTCAAAACATGGCCTGGTGTGGGTACTTGAGGACTTTAATTGGGAAATGCTGCACTAGTTGTACTGCATGTCTTAGTGGTGGCATTAGGGGAGACCCATCCATGTGTTGTCCCCAATTATGATCTCCGCTCCACACTACTTGCACTGGTGGTCCATCTAACAATCCCTATGTACAGCTTGTGAAGGGCTCCTTAGGGAGTAATGATCCCTATTGCAGAGTTCTCCATGAGGCTGAACAACACTGAAGCTGAAAGGACCACACTGTTAAGAGCTGACCAACTATCAAACCTTGTGTAAGCTACATATGTAGTATGTCCATATTTAAAAGAAGAGTTTAAAACTCCTTTAAACTAAAGAGTTTAACAAAAAAAGCTGTAGTGAATATTATCTATTGTGATGATAGAAGGTTTCTACTTAAAATTGTGGTGAAAAATAACAGGATATTGGGAAAGAAAACGCTCCAATGGTAAAAACAGACGTCAAGCAAAATGCTGAGCACACAACATAGCCATCACTCGTGCTTTCTAAAGATGAgatttaatatacatttaaattgtaaaatgtttGTACAGACTATAATGTATTCTGAAGCTAACCTATTGCTTTAATGGCTACACTAATAAATCTCATCACTGTATACTGATGAGAATTGTCTTTCACGATATGTTGACTAAATGGCAACACAAACATACTGTGTACTACAGTTTCCAGGAATGTAGTGTAGTCTAAATACACATGCTGTCTATTCTTCAGGGCTAACGTATTATGCAGGCAGCTGGGAAATATATCCACACTGTGCTATATTGTACTGCAGATTACAGTATCTTTCCTTCTACAGACTGTCCTGGAATGCTGGATCTGAAAGGCAAGGCCAAATGGGAAGCGTGGAATGTAAAGAAAGGTATTTTATgaatgtaacaatattttacttgGACATTCTATCAAGCCTATGCTGTGCATTTTAGCTAGGAGTTAACTGGGAGTCCAAATAGAATTGGGGCCCAACAGGATGCATGGTGTATTCGGCCATTACCTGTTGATGGGTTAGACTGTTCCCAGCCAAGAGGTACAAGCAGTGGGTGATCTTGGCAGAAGAGGGCATTGCGTACCATTCAAACAGTGTACACTTTATAAtagatgatgggggggggggggggggagatttggAAGGAGTTTTATGGGATAAAACTAGGCATTTGCGAGCTATGAGAAACTGAAATGCTTCTGTTAGAGGAATGTACTTGCTGAATAATTAATGATATGTAATGCTCCTTGCTCATCACAATCTTAATGGGTGTACCGTTTGGGTACTTTCCAATAAGGCATTGAGCCATCAATGCACCAAGACCTGAAAAGATCAAAATAGGCTGTTCACAAGCTGAATTGATGGCTCTCAGTTTCTGCAAATCCTGATGTTCTGGGTCCATGGATGTCCAATAGGAGCAAGGAATGAATTGCTTCTCTACCCAGAATTCCTAGGGTGAGGTTTAATCCTTCACTCATTGGTCATGTTGCACAATACTGGTTCTTATAAGCTAGCTAGGAGTTTGTAGATGCCTGTTTATTATAAAGATCTTGCTGCACTTATGGCTTATGGCTCTTACATTTCTAACCCATCTTGTATAACCTTAAGTGTGTGGTTTGGTACAGCCAATTACCGGCACTCTTTCAATGGTGTCCATAAGGAATCTCCAAATTGTCATAATTTCCCTATACATAACAAATGTTCATAAatatctgaaaaaaaacaaacctggtTCTTTGTATGGGCAATGCAATGAACTCTGCTTCCTGTTTGTTTTGCAGGTTTGTCTAAGGAAGATGCGATGAGCACCTATGTGTCTAAAGCCAATGAGCTGATTGAAAAATACGGcaattaatgttatgtgattgaCTGTTCTCACTGCTGTTTCCAGGAACTAAAATCAGCGTTGAGTGGAAAGAACAATCCCTACTAATAACTATATACCAGCTCTAGGTTTCTACAATGTTTCAGGTACAGTTAACTTAGGATTGTCTGGTCACAGGAAATAATTCTGTTTTCTACACTTTCCTGCCCTTGcttattaaaactattttacaaaaTGATGGTGGTTGTAGTCTTCATTACTACAGGTGTGAGGCACCAGTTCCTCCAGTGTGTAGAATGATGCTTTTTAATGAACTGCAGCCTTGGTTCATAGTACATTGACTGtctagaacaggcctggccaacctgtggctctccagggcttgtgaaattacaagccccagcatattATGTCGGGATATAGctagccgatagctggcaaggtatgctgggacatctactggcaaagcatgatggggcttgtaACTTCAAcatctagagagccacaggttagccaggctTGGTCTAGAATATAGCCACATGTGGCAGCTGTAGTCTGCTAGAGATGTCATGTCCATCTTGTATTAAAGAAGGGTGGAGGAGTTGAGATGCTGGACATCGCAAATCATTAAAAGGCTTACTAATGAAGGTTGACTGGTACATTatagcagcaatcccacatagaaggtttttttctttttaaaaataaaaagttaagtaCTGCTTCACTGGCATGTGTCGGTCATCTTTCTTGGCTACTCTCTTACAAGTTCAGTATCTCCTGTTCAAAAGCTCTGGTTTGTGAACAAAAATGGCTGTCAGACAGTCTGACACACAGGCTCATGGctttcagcatgtcatgtgatagcAGAGGGAAGAGAAGGAGGATGTTAGTGCGGACAGAGCTCAATATGGCGTTCCAAAGTCTCAGCTGCCTACACCATGTGCCATGTTTCTGTGGTTACCATGGAAGTCCAGAATTCAAAATAATTAGTTGCCTGAAGATATGGGGGGGGTGTATTGTGTATATAAACCTTCTTGTAGCTTGCCACATTTGTTTGTCCCCAGATTAAAGCAGCAATTTTGTAAACAAATACCTCTAGAGGTAATGCCCTGGTTACCATTTTCTCACATGGCTCAGACTCCACCCTTATCTTCTATTCCAATCAAAGATTTCCTTTCTTGACCCCTGACAGCTTATCAGGAAAGCTGCTCTGAGCAAGGGCCAAAATGCCATCTTGTATCAGCAGGGTACAGGGAATTGTGGAAGGCAGGACTCTTTTGTGGTGCAATGGGAGTGAAATTCTTAAGATTGCACTCTCATTAACACCCAGAtatgtgcagattttttttttcttgctaagaaataaaaatgaagagCTGTTCTAAACCACTAACAAGGTGGTACCAGAATACTGTTGCTTGTGAAACAAATGTGCTGGAGGTAACAGGGTAGAGGGTCAATTCTTCATCTTTGAACCCAGACAAGgttggactggcccaccaggGTAATGTCTGGGTGGGTCCCACTGAATGATGGGCCCTGCCTGCTACTCTAGGGTTGATTGACACACTGGTCTCTCCCCATGcattgtagtgacccactccttCCTTCTATCTCTGCTAACCTCCTCACCTGTGGGGTGTGCACCACATAACATGCACTCCATCCCATGCATGCAGACAGCAGGAAAAGCCAGAGGACTAAGTGTGtggagaggggggagggtggTGATTTTAATGTAATTGGGTTAGTGGGAGCTAGTAATTTAATAGCAGGTGAAAACTTGAGTTTTGTTCTTTTCTACTACAAGTTTACACATTACAGAGCCTTACCTCAGGTGCTTTGTGACCTGTTTAATGCACACtacaatacaaattaaagatatagaaaatgtatttttattcccCCTTGCCATTTGATAAGTGTATATCTACATAACATCACTCTTGACTTGTTTTGTGACACCATTGCTTATTGCACACTGCAAGTCAAACATTATCCACAAAACCAATTAAaatgcttatttttatatttctcattGCTGTTGGAGATAAAAGTACTGTATATAACTTCCCTACAGGACCACTCCTGATGGTGAAGTCTAATGTGTAAAAACAAACCATCCCTATGTAAATAGGATGTGACCTGGCCTCACTCATCACTGCATTATGTTCTGATAACATCATGTATAGTCCTTCGTGTGACAGACTATGGTAGCTCTTCCTAGATTGTTTGAAAGCTGGTATTTATACCCACAATTCTCCTATGTGAGAAACCCCAGAGAAATGGCTTGGATTACGTGGAAAGTATATTTCCATTTGCTGTGTTGTTGGTCCCATGGGTGGAATATGTGAAATGAAAGCTAGTTTTGGTCTGGGTAACGAGATACTTCATGACTACATTAATCCTGGATATCCTTTTAGAGGCTGCTTAATAAGCTGTGCACCTGTTTTAAAGCACAGAATGCTCATACGTGTTCACATTCTGAATTGTAGCCATATAGTGACACATTAAAGGCATTGTTCACTTTAAAAGTTTAAATTCAGCAATAAGCTCATATTTTctgtccgaatcctaaaaaattttttttttttttttaaaatacttaccttgcggtcacatcagcagtgatctggctccctccctggtcccctcttccgtgctgtgtttacagtgaatgctgggcatgatgtcatgcccagcatttactgcaaccacagcacggcagagggcagaagagactcagcggcaaGGAAAAAAGAgaatcggacttaaggtaagttaagggggcctatatatatatatatatatatatatatatttatatatttttttttatttattttttttaggggcccggtacactgcattgcccgggggcccataaagttaaggtggccctgcataaaatattttgttgctTCCAGGGAGATGTAAGGCCTAACACAGGCAGTGTTGCCAAGGTGGAAGTGATAGGTTTGGGAGAAGGACTGCATGTAagagtgaaagagagggaggaaatGAGGATGGCACCCAACATGAAAAATAGGCGAATGTAGTCTTCAATAGTATGTAGGGAGGCTCTGGAGGGAGGGAAGActgagttctgttttggacatgttgagctctgaGATATTGTTGGGACATCCACAAGGGTATGGCAGAGAGACGGCTGGAGATGGGAGTTCAGGGAAGGAGAGATTTGCATAGTCCGCACAGAAGCGATACTGGAGACTGACTGTGTAGATTTTAACCCTATTGAGGATAGGAGGAATTTGAAGGTGGCAATGAGGAGGTGGGTGTTGTAAGACTGGGTAGAAATaagactatggggggtattcaattgatggtgggatcgccgaaaatcccgtgctcaaaaaatattactgttaatacggtaatatctcgctggatttcagctcgcagctccctgagctgcaggctgaaatccagcgagtaaattaccatattaatggttttcccgcgcaggattactgtaataacagtaatatttttttgagcaggatttttggcgatcccgccgtcaattgaatacccccctttaaagtaggattgtttagcaagaaaACTGTAGGATGAAATTAAAGTGGGGGAAGTCAGCGTGAGGGCAAAACAGGTCTACAAGAAGTGCTGCAgttggaatttggaggccaaggcTAAGATTTATTGCAGGGGCAACTGAGTCAAGGGCAGAGGTAAGCGTGTGGGTATAAAGGGAGACAGTATGATTGGGGCATACCAGGGCAGTTATTCGAGAGGAGCAATTCATGTATGGAAGAAAAGATGGCAGGGTCAAGGGCATCCAAGaatacacttgggggtaaatatatcaagctgagatatttctggcgggtttgaaaagtggagatgttgcctatagcaacaaatcagattctagctgtcaatttgtagaatgtactaaataaatgatagctagaatctgattggcttttcaaatctgccagaaatctctcagcttgatacttgCCCTCTGGTGTGCATTTATTTAGATGATTAGGCCATAGCCCAAAGATGTATGACCTTGCTCTGCTATCTGGCCACACTGATACTATTGTGTGAGGATTATCAAGAGTAAGACTGAAAGGAGGGTTTTGGGTGGATGCAAGACCTTATTAGACAACAATGTCTTCTGAGAAACATTAACCTCTGCAAGCAGACTTAAATGACCTTTAACAAATGCTAGAAACATTCCTAAACCTAGATTATGCATTCACCTATTTACAATTGAacatataaaaggtaaaataaattatttagacTGACATAGTATTGCTGCCCTTTAATTTCCCTTGTCTAATGTAGGGATTGGTGTTCAATAAACTATACCACATTCAAGGTCAAGTACAAACAAATATTGGCTCAacattctattttaatatttaatgcatGAAAAATTCTGATCATGTTTCACTTGTATAATTTGACAGTTGCTAAATCTGTGGTAAGTCAGTAAAGTGTTTACAGCCTAATTATAAGATGTCAGGCATCTTTATCTAGCTTTACGGGTTTAGatgcctaaaaaaaaaatgacaagaaATAAACATTATCTACCTAaggtaatttaataattaaaaactgAGTACAAATACTGCAGCACCACACACTACAACTAATCCCATATCTCAAAGTGGTTTGTAAAGCTGCTTAGACTCTCAATTTGTATTAAAGTCCTGTGAGGTTTACAGAACAATAACATCTATTATACCGTCTGCGTAGCCAACTAAATCTTTATTTACCATAGTAAACCCAATCAAAGATTGGTCTACTGGAAATGGTGTATCCCATGAATGGATCTTAAACAAGTCACACATAGTAACAGTTGGAAAATGTAGCTCTGCACTATGCACAGCATTTATGAAAACTTGTCACCAATGAGAGCAAGTTGCCcacaaacaatatttatttgtaatgtgAGAATTATGGCAGTATAATGTAACCAACCAATGATCAAGCTAATCTAAAAGGATGTTTAAGCAATCACATAATAAAACTTGGATGATCATAAACACAATTCTGTCTTTGTACAgattgtatatacattttattacttaGATTGTTCAGTGGATGtgcaagt harbors:
- the ACBD7 gene encoding acyl-CoA-binding domain-containing protein 7 yields the protein MSPQADFDKAAEDVKNLKTKPTDDELKELYGLYKQSTVGDINIDCPGMLDLKGKAKWEAWNVKKGLSKEDAMSTYVSKANELIEKYGN